In one window of Sinorhizobium chiapasense DNA:
- a CDS encoding taurine ABC transporter ATP-binding protein produces MSQLSFTEVSLVYPPRDRQSAPHLVLDRIDLSVSTGEFVVVIGRSGSGKTSLLNLAAGFQAPTEGSVTLDGKIMERPGAERAVVFQDDALYPWLDARDNVAFPLKLRSVGERDRRARADELLDLVGLATAGNRRIWELSGGMRQRVGIARALAAKPRFLLLDEPLGALDALTRSRMQTFLLEVWAKSHAGALLITHSIDEALVLATRIVVLSSNPGRLAADIKSSFAAEILAGAPATEVRASPAFKRMHDGLTGLIHTDTPEEFAA; encoded by the coding sequence ATGAGCCAACTGTCATTCACCGAGGTGAGCCTCGTCTATCCGCCCCGCGACCGCCAAAGTGCGCCACACCTGGTGCTGGACCGCATCGATCTTTCCGTATCGACGGGTGAGTTCGTCGTGGTCATCGGCCGGTCGGGTTCCGGCAAGACGAGCCTCCTCAATCTCGCCGCAGGCTTTCAGGCGCCGACTGAAGGAAGCGTGACGCTCGACGGCAAGATCATGGAGAGGCCAGGCGCCGAGCGCGCCGTGGTCTTTCAGGACGACGCGCTTTACCCATGGCTCGACGCCCGCGACAATGTCGCATTTCCCTTGAAACTCCGGAGCGTCGGCGAGCGCGATCGGCGCGCCCGGGCCGACGAGCTCCTCGATCTCGTGGGCCTCGCCACCGCCGGAAACCGCCGCATCTGGGAGCTTTCCGGCGGCATGCGTCAGCGCGTCGGCATTGCCCGTGCGCTCGCCGCCAAACCCCGCTTCCTGCTGCTCGACGAGCCGCTCGGTGCCCTTGACGCGCTGACCCGCAGCAGGATGCAGACCTTCCTCCTGGAGGTCTGGGCGAAGAGCCATGCCGGCGCCCTCCTGATCACCCACAGCATCGACGAGGCGCTAGTCCTTGCGACGCGGATCGTCGTCCTGTCCTCCAATCCCGGCCGGCTGGCGGCCGATATCAAAAGCAGCTTTGCTGCGGAAATCCTTGCCGGGGCGCCGGCAACCGAGGTTCGCGCATCGCCGGCCTTCAAGCGCATGCATGACGGTCTGACCGGTCTCATCCACACCGACACCCCGGAGGAATTTGCCGCATGA
- the ssuD gene encoding FMNH2-dependent alkanesulfonate monooxygenase, giving the protein MTTTDKPLDFLWFIPSSGDGSYLGSDDLSRPSDPGYFREIASAVDRLGYSGVLIPTGVACEESFILAANLAAFTEKLKFLVAVRPGIASPAYYARLASTLDRVSNGRLLLNIVAGGSAQELAGDGVFLPHDERYAHADEFFQVFNQLLETGKSQLDGKYIKAYNAQLGFPPVQEPRPPLYFGGSSDAAIEFSAGIVDKYLTWGETPDQVAEKIAKVRKFAADKGRQVTFGIRLHFIVRETDEEAWAAADRLISKLSDETVAAAQEGFAKNSDSVGQARMVALHGGRRDKLEVAPNLWAGIGLVRSGAGTALVGSPKTVAARLKEYQDLGIDTVIASGYPHLEEAYRVSELLFPEIGLGGPRNQIRSSFGGRQVFGGGGHGGNLRVVAGS; this is encoded by the coding sequence ATGACCACGACAGACAAGCCTCTTGATTTCCTTTGGTTCATTCCGTCCTCCGGTGATGGATCCTATCTCGGATCCGATGACCTCAGCCGCCCTTCCGATCCTGGCTATTTCCGCGAGATTGCGTCGGCCGTCGATCGCCTCGGATATTCCGGCGTGCTCATCCCGACGGGGGTGGCCTGCGAGGAATCCTTCATTCTTGCCGCCAATCTCGCGGCATTCACGGAGAAGCTGAAGTTCCTGGTGGCGGTCCGCCCAGGTATCGCTTCGCCCGCCTATTACGCGCGACTGGCCTCGACGCTCGACCGCGTCTCGAACGGGCGCCTTCTGCTCAACATCGTTGCGGGCGGAAGTGCTCAGGAGCTCGCCGGCGACGGCGTCTTCCTGCCCCATGACGAGCGTTATGCGCATGCCGACGAGTTTTTCCAGGTCTTCAACCAGCTCCTTGAGACCGGCAAGAGCCAGCTCGATGGCAAATATATAAAGGCGTATAACGCACAGCTCGGGTTCCCGCCGGTTCAGGAGCCGCGCCCGCCGCTCTATTTCGGCGGATCGTCCGATGCAGCTATCGAGTTTTCGGCAGGTATCGTCGACAAGTACCTGACTTGGGGCGAGACGCCGGACCAGGTTGCGGAAAAAATCGCTAAGGTCCGCAAATTTGCTGCTGACAAGGGCCGTCAGGTGACCTTCGGCATCCGCTTGCACTTCATTGTGCGCGAGACCGACGAAGAGGCGTGGGCCGCCGCCGACCGGCTGATCTCCAAGCTCTCCGACGAGACGGTCGCCGCAGCGCAAGAGGGATTTGCGAAGAATTCCGATTCCGTCGGGCAGGCCCGCATGGTGGCGCTCCATGGCGGTCGACGCGACAAGCTCGAGGTGGCGCCGAACCTCTGGGCCGGTATCGGGCTCGTTCGCTCAGGCGCGGGGACTGCACTTGTCGGCTCGCCGAAGACCGTGGCCGCACGCCTCAAGGAGTATCAGGATCTCGGTATCGATACCGTCATCGCCTCCGGCTACCCGCATCTCGAGGAAGCCTATCGGGTCTCCGAACTGCTCTTCCCGGAAATTGGCCTTGGCGGTCCGCGCAACCAGATCCGCTCGTCCTTCGGTGGGCGCCAGGTATTCGGCGGCGGCGGACACGGCGGCAATCTAAGGGTGGTGGCGGGTTCCTAG
- the tauA gene encoding taurine ABC transporter substrate-binding protein → MKIHRRTFAALAAGAMLAAAIPTSAAFSAEVTLNIGYQPIVEPSRVPQANGTYEKVTGAKINWQKFDGGADVIAAIASGSLDIGYVGSSPLAAAASRELPIETIAIVGLISEAEALAVRGIDKPEQLAGKKIATPFVSTAHYSLLTALQHWNIDPKSVEILNLRPPEIAAAWSRGDIDGAYVWDPVLAEIKKTGTVLATSADVGNWGGPTFDAWIVSKTFADAHPDVVAAFVKVTGDATAAYRANPDAWNATSPEAEKIARLTGAKQEEVPALLKGYTFPTLEEQAGADLLGGGTVEAVAATAAFLKEQGKIPAVLPDYGAHVSPRWVKEAAKLSF, encoded by the coding sequence ATGAAAATCCATCGCAGAACTTTCGCGGCACTGGCCGCAGGCGCAATGCTAGCCGCCGCAATTCCAACATCCGCTGCCTTCTCGGCCGAGGTGACGCTCAACATCGGCTATCAGCCGATCGTGGAACCGTCGCGGGTCCCACAGGCGAACGGCACCTATGAGAAAGTTACAGGCGCCAAGATCAACTGGCAGAAATTCGATGGCGGCGCCGATGTCATCGCCGCGATCGCATCCGGCTCCCTGGACATCGGTTACGTCGGCTCTTCGCCGCTTGCGGCCGCTGCCAGCCGCGAACTGCCGATCGAGACCATCGCGATTGTCGGCCTAATCAGCGAGGCCGAGGCGCTTGCCGTGCGCGGTATCGACAAGCCCGAACAACTCGCCGGCAAGAAGATCGCGACGCCCTTCGTCTCGACCGCCCATTACAGTCTGCTGACGGCCCTCCAGCACTGGAACATCGATCCGAAGTCCGTGGAGATCCTAAACCTGCGGCCGCCGGAGATCGCGGCCGCCTGGTCGCGCGGCGACATCGACGGCGCCTACGTCTGGGATCCGGTGCTCGCCGAGATTAAGAAAACCGGCACCGTGCTGGCGACATCCGCCGACGTCGGCAATTGGGGCGGCCCGACCTTCGACGCCTGGATCGTCAGCAAGACGTTCGCCGACGCCCATCCGGACGTCGTCGCGGCCTTCGTCAAGGTGACCGGCGACGCTACGGCCGCCTACCGCGCCAATCCGGACGCCTGGAATGCCACATCGCCCGAGGCGGAGAAGATTGCCCGGCTGACCGGCGCCAAGCAAGAGGAGGTTCCGGCGCTTCTCAAGGGCTACACCTTCCCGACGCTCGAAGAGCAGGCCGGCGCCGATCTCCTCGGCGGTGGTACGGTCGAGGCCGTTGCTGCAACGGCGGCCTTCCTCAAGGAACAGGGCAAGATCCCTGCCGTCCTGCCCGATTACGGAGCCCATGTCTCCCCGCGCTGGGTAAAGGAAGCCGCCAAGCTTTCGTTCTGA
- a CDS encoding SfnB family sulfur acquisition oxidoreductase has product MSHNDRRLHREAALVAGRPAPHIPPRRVEAHRIKDDGEAIAVARELAREFAIGAAERDRERRLPIAEIERFSQSGLWAITVPKAYGGAGVSSVTLAEVTAIISAADSSIGQIPQNHYYMVEALRLAGSEEQKAHLFGRILDGDRLGNAFTEISTKTPVDFKTSFRERDGKLLLNGQKFYSTGSLFAHIVVAVAKDEHDRVHLVFIDRATPGLDLVDDWSSFGQRSTGSGTVTFDDVEITPFQIVDHDGVFERPTPMGPFAQIIHSAVQVGIARGALAETISYVRAHARPFFELSIEYGYEDPHTIHAVGDVSIRVHAADALLARAGRLLDTATENPTGDTVAAASIAVAEVKALGTEVAQLAATKLIELGGARSTLESHGLDRFWRNARTHSLHDPVRWKYHHIGNYYLNGSLPPRHGAI; this is encoded by the coding sequence ATGAGCCACAACGACCGCAGACTGCACCGGGAGGCGGCACTCGTCGCCGGCCGCCCCGCGCCCCATATCCCGCCGCGCCGGGTAGAGGCGCACCGCATCAAGGACGACGGCGAGGCGATCGCCGTCGCACGCGAGCTCGCGCGCGAGTTTGCGATCGGCGCCGCCGAGCGCGATCGGGAGCGGCGTCTGCCGATCGCGGAGATCGAGCGTTTCTCGCAATCGGGTCTTTGGGCGATCACCGTTCCGAAGGCCTATGGGGGCGCCGGCGTTTCCTCCGTCACGCTCGCCGAGGTCACGGCGATCATTTCCGCCGCCGATTCGAGCATCGGACAGATCCCCCAGAACCACTATTACATGGTGGAGGCGCTAAGACTTGCCGGTAGCGAGGAGCAGAAGGCACATCTCTTCGGGCGCATTCTCGACGGAGACCGCCTCGGCAACGCATTCACCGAGATCAGCACGAAGACGCCGGTCGATTTCAAGACGAGTTTTCGCGAACGAGACGGAAAGCTGCTGCTCAACGGCCAGAAATTCTACTCAACCGGTTCGCTCTTTGCCCACATCGTCGTCGCCGTGGCAAAGGACGAGCACGACCGGGTGCATCTCGTCTTCATCGATCGGGCAACCCCAGGCCTTGATCTCGTCGACGACTGGAGCTCGTTCGGCCAGCGGTCGACCGGAAGCGGCACAGTCACCTTCGACGATGTCGAGATAACGCCCTTCCAGATCGTCGATCACGACGGCGTTTTCGAGCGGCCGACGCCGATGGGACCCTTTGCACAGATCATTCACTCGGCAGTGCAGGTCGGGATCGCCCGCGGCGCCCTTGCGGAAACGATCTCCTATGTGCGGGCGCATGCCCGGCCTTTCTTCGAGCTCTCGATTGAGTACGGATACGAGGACCCGCACACGATCCATGCGGTTGGCGACGTCTCGATCCGGGTGCATGCGGCCGACGCGCTACTCGCCCGCGCCGGCCGGCTCCTCGACACGGCAACGGAAAATCCGACAGGAGATACGGTTGCGGCCGCATCGATCGCCGTCGCGGAGGTCAAGGCACTCGGAACGGAAGTCGCCCAGCTTGCCGCAACGAAGTTGATCGAACTCGGCGGCGCGCGCTCGACGCTCGAGAGCCACGGCCTCGACCGCTTCTGGCGCAATGCGCGCACCCATTCGCTGCACGATCCGGTTCGGTGGAAGTACCATCATATCGGCAACTATTACCTGAACGGATCGCTGCCGCCGCGGCATGGCGCGATCTGA
- a CDS encoding SfnB family sulfur acquisition oxidoreductase has protein sequence MGTLPDAQIDYSVHPRVNSTDPVAPRSKPAKPAHIIKSDAEAIEIALRLAEKFKAGAALRDREGLLPIAELDEYSESGLWSINVPKAFGGPEVSYATLARVIATIAAADPAIAQITQNHLAIVATVDLDGTEEQKKLFFSWALQGIRYGNAFSELKSKNVAAFETKVVFDGEDVVVNGEKFYTTGALLAHVVPIVGVDENGQGYLVFADRDAPGLTVTNNWSSFGQRTTASGSVKIENVRVPRARALHVTSFDHPTVGGPVSQIIQSAIDAGIARGAIEDTIAFVKNHSRPWIDSGKETAGEDLFTIAAVGDLKIKLHAAEALLEIAGHSIDAAKTNPTLETVSEATIKTGESKVLTTEIAILATNKLFELAGTRSTLAEHNLDRHWRNARVHTLHDPVRWKFYHVGNYYLNGVHPPRHAWN, from the coding sequence ATGGGTACTCTTCCCGACGCGCAAATCGACTATTCCGTCCACCCTCGTGTCAATTCGACCGATCCGGTGGCACCACGTTCAAAACCGGCGAAGCCGGCCCACATCATCAAGAGCGATGCCGAGGCCATCGAAATCGCGCTAAGGCTGGCGGAAAAATTCAAGGCCGGAGCGGCGCTCCGCGACCGCGAGGGCCTGCTGCCGATTGCCGAGCTCGATGAATATTCCGAGAGCGGCCTCTGGAGCATTAACGTCCCGAAGGCTTTTGGTGGTCCGGAGGTCTCTTATGCAACGCTCGCCCGGGTGATCGCGACGATCGCCGCCGCCGATCCGGCGATCGCCCAGATCACTCAGAATCATCTCGCCATCGTGGCAACAGTGGACCTTGACGGAACCGAGGAACAGAAAAAGCTGTTCTTCTCCTGGGCACTTCAGGGCATCCGCTACGGCAATGCCTTTTCCGAACTGAAGAGCAAGAACGTCGCGGCCTTCGAGACCAAGGTCGTCTTCGACGGCGAGGACGTGGTCGTCAACGGTGAGAAGTTCTACACGACCGGCGCATTGCTCGCCCACGTCGTGCCGATCGTGGGGGTCGACGAGAACGGGCAGGGCTACCTGGTCTTCGCCGATCGGGACGCTCCCGGCCTGACGGTCACCAACAACTGGTCGAGCTTTGGCCAGCGCACGACCGCCTCGGGCTCGGTAAAGATCGAAAACGTCCGCGTGCCACGCGCCCGCGCGCTCCATGTCACCTCCTTCGACCATCCGACGGTCGGCGGCCCGGTTTCGCAGATCATCCAGTCGGCGATCGACGCTGGCATTGCGCGCGGCGCCATCGAGGACACGATCGCATTCGTCAAGAACCACAGCCGTCCCTGGATCGACAGCGGCAAGGAGACGGCGGGTGAGGACCTGTTCACGATCGCGGCCGTCGGCGACCTGAAGATCAAACTGCACGCCGCGGAGGCGCTGCTCGAGATCGCCGGCCATAGCATCGACGCGGCAAAAACGAACCCGACGCTCGAGACAGTCTCCGAGGCGACGATCAAGACCGGGGAATCCAAGGTGCTCACAACCGAAATCGCCATTCTCGCGACCAACAAGCTGTTCGAGCTTGCCGGCACGCGCTCGACCCTCGCTGAGCACAATCTCGACCGGCACTGGCGCAATGCGCGCGTCCATACGCTGCACGATCCCGTGCGCTGGAAGTTTTATCACGTCGGCAACTACTACCTGAACGGCGTGCATCCGCCGCGTCACGCCTGGAATTGA
- a CDS encoding ABC transporter permease subunit yields MTIATDLPETYRHSRDAKTDEPAQALARRRQLPISLVSLLTVVGLVLIWAVAASAELVSPVFLPSPAVVAISLWNLVIVGFVDSTLPEHVLASLGRVLGGLAVSVLFGVPAGLAIGTSRIGRGILDPIVEFLRPLPPLAYLPLIIIWFGIGEASKVAVIALSMLPSIIISTAAGVRSVPKDHINAARAFGATKRQVTLHVILPSALPSILTGIRIALGTGWSTLVAAELVAATRGLGFMIQSAAQFLVTDVVIAGIAVIALIAILLEFAARAFERWLAPWASAK; encoded by the coding sequence ATGACGATCGCGACCGACCTACCCGAGACCTATCGCCACAGCCGCGATGCGAAGACGGACGAACCGGCGCAAGCGCTCGCCCGGCGTAGACAGCTGCCGATCTCCTTGGTCTCGCTTCTGACGGTGGTCGGCCTCGTGCTGATTTGGGCGGTGGCCGCATCGGCCGAGCTCGTTTCACCGGTCTTTCTCCCCTCCCCGGCTGTCGTCGCCATTTCGCTTTGGAACCTCGTCATCGTCGGCTTCGTCGACTCGACCCTGCCGGAGCATGTGCTCGCAAGCCTCGGTCGCGTGCTCGGCGGGCTTGCCGTTTCCGTGCTGTTCGGCGTTCCCGCCGGGCTTGCGATCGGCACGAGCCGGATCGGCCGTGGCATTCTCGATCCGATCGTCGAGTTCCTGAGGCCGCTTCCGCCCCTGGCCTACCTGCCGCTGATCATCATCTGGTTCGGCATCGGCGAGGCCTCCAAGGTGGCCGTGATCGCGCTCTCGATGCTGCCGTCGATCATCATCTCGACGGCGGCGGGCGTCCGCTCCGTGCCGAAGGACCACATCAACGCCGCGCGTGCCTTCGGCGCAACGAAGCGCCAGGTGACGCTCCATGTCATCCTGCCTTCCGCGCTTCCCTCTATCCTGACCGGGATACGCATCGCTCTCGGCACCGGCTGGTCGACGCTCGTTGCCGCGGAACTCGTGGCCGCCACGCGAGGGCTCGGCTTCATGATCCAGTCGGCGGCGCAGTTCCTCGTGACCGACGTGGTGATCGCCGGCATCGCGGTGATAGCGCTGATCGCCATACTCCTCGAATTTGCCGCTCGTGCCTTCGAACGATGGCTGGCGCCTTGGGCTTCAGCAAAATGA
- a CDS encoding LLM class flavin-dependent oxidoreductase produces MSKTIRFNAFDMNCVGHQSPGLWAHPRDRSYKYKDLDYWQDLARTLERGVFDGIFIADVIGYYDVYKGNNYHAIHQAAQIPVNDPLQLAAPIALATEHLGIGITASISFEHPYTFARRLSTADHHTKGRVGWNIVTSYLESGAKNVGQGGLRKHDDRYAVAHEYLEVIYKLLEGSWEDGAVARDRKARVFTYPEKVHEIGHRGNYFEVPGYHLSEPSPQRTPVLYQAGASGPGKKFAAEHAECVFVAAQTKTILRNYVADIRARAAAAGRSPDSFKIYNLLTVIVDETDKKARAKFRDYLDYVSYDGSLVFMSGWTGIDFSRYEPDDLVRKVETNAIHSAVESLSEGDPNKRWTIRELAKWGGVGGMGPVVVGSASTVADELEQWVEETGVDGFNLAYAVTPETFEDIVGHLVPELQKRGVYPREYRPGTLREKLFGRGPRLEAPHPGARYRDIEAVKRSEALLATGS; encoded by the coding sequence ATGAGCAAGACCATTCGCTTCAATGCCTTCGACATGAACTGCGTTGGCCATCAGTCACCCGGACTATGGGCGCATCCGCGCGATAGATCCTACAAATACAAGGATCTTGACTATTGGCAGGATCTCGCCCGAACGCTCGAGCGCGGCGTCTTCGACGGCATCTTCATCGCTGACGTGATCGGCTATTACGACGTCTACAAGGGCAACAACTATCATGCCATCCACCAGGCGGCACAGATTCCGGTCAACGACCCGCTGCAGCTCGCTGCGCCGATCGCGCTGGCGACCGAGCATCTCGGCATCGGCATCACCGCCTCGATTTCCTTCGAGCATCCCTACACATTCGCGAGACGCCTCTCGACGGCCGATCACCATACGAAGGGGCGGGTTGGCTGGAACATCGTCACCTCCTATCTCGAAAGCGGCGCGAAGAATGTCGGGCAGGGCGGCTTGCGCAAGCATGACGACCGCTACGCCGTCGCCCACGAATACCTAGAGGTCATCTACAAACTTCTCGAAGGCTCCTGGGAGGATGGTGCCGTGGCCCGCGACCGGAAAGCCCGCGTCTTCACCTATCCGGAAAAGGTTCACGAGATCGGCCACCGCGGCAACTATTTCGAGGTGCCGGGCTATCACCTCTCAGAGCCCTCACCACAGCGAACCCCCGTCCTCTACCAGGCCGGCGCCTCGGGACCCGGCAAGAAGTTTGCGGCGGAACACGCTGAATGCGTGTTCGTCGCGGCGCAGACGAAGACGATCCTGCGCAACTATGTCGCCGACATCCGGGCGAGGGCTGCGGCGGCCGGCCGTTCGCCCGACAGCTTCAAGATCTACAATCTCTTGACGGTCATCGTCGATGAGACCGACAAGAAGGCGCGGGCGAAGTTCCGCGACTATCTCGACTATGTCTCCTATGACGGCTCGCTGGTCTTCATGTCCGGCTGGACCGGCATCGATTTCTCGCGCTACGAGCCGGATGATCTCGTGCGCAAGGTCGAGACGAACGCCATTCACTCGGCAGTCGAAAGCCTGTCCGAAGGCGATCCCAACAAGCGCTGGACGATTCGGGAACTCGCCAAATGGGGCGGAGTCGGCGGCATGGGGCCGGTCGTTGTCGGCTCTGCGTCGACAGTCGCCGACGAACTCGAGCAGTGGGTCGAGGAGACCGGCGTCGACGGCTTCAATCTAGCCTACGCGGTGACGCCCGAAACCTTCGAGGACATTGTCGGCCATCTCGTCCCCGAATTGCAGAAGCGCGGGGTCTATCCGCGCGAATACCGTCCTGGCACGCTGCGTGAAAAACTCTTCGGCCGCGGCCCCCGCCTCGAGGCGCCGCATCCCGGCGCCCGCTACCGCGACATCGAAGCCGTCAAACGCAGCGAAGCGCTGCTTGCCACCGGCAGCTAA
- a CDS encoding LVIVD repeat-containing protein, producing the protein MPRPDLAPPDFARNMKLIGHSDIGGRGDGLQLMVHRGHAYVAHPWSQGYSIVDVRDPSNPKTINYIQAPANTWNIHLQTHDDLLLVINALDLFADVDTFTGEKAYYTRSVGDAVAAKKYDRAWTAGMTVYDISMLHMPRKIGQLDVEGVGFHRLWYVGGRYAYASALLDGFSDYIFVTIDMEDPTKPLLVGQWWLPGMNRAAGEQPTWGDGRRYALHHALVHGNTAYACWRDGGLTLLDITDHAAPKLIKHHNWCPPYGGGTHSPLPLPGRDLLLVADEAVLDSEEDGRKHVWVFDIRVPENPISISTFPIPNEIDYAKKGGHFGPHNLHENRPGSFVSETLVFATWQNAGIRAFDISDPYRPVETGALVPAGPTAMIDRRPGRPKVIQSADVFVDTNGLIYATDYNAGLEIIEYGG; encoded by the coding sequence ATGCCTCGCCCTGACCTTGCCCCCCCGGATTTCGCGCGCAATATGAAGCTAATCGGCCATAGCGATATCGGCGGGCGCGGCGATGGTCTCCAGTTGATGGTCCATCGCGGCCATGCCTATGTCGCTCATCCCTGGTCGCAGGGCTACTCCATTGTCGATGTTCGCGACCCATCGAACCCGAAGACGATCAACTACATCCAGGCGCCGGCCAATACCTGGAACATCCATCTTCAGACCCATGACGACCTGCTGCTCGTCATCAATGCGCTCGACCTCTTCGCCGACGTCGATACCTTCACCGGCGAAAAGGCCTACTATACCCGCTCGGTCGGCGACGCCGTCGCGGCGAAGAAGTATGACCGGGCCTGGACCGCCGGCATGACTGTCTATGACATTTCCATGCTGCACATGCCGCGAAAGATCGGCCAGCTCGATGTCGAGGGCGTCGGCTTCCATAGGCTCTGGTATGTCGGTGGCCGCTATGCCTATGCCTCCGCGCTCCTCGACGGCTTCAGCGACTATATCTTCGTCACCATTGACATGGAAGATCCGACAAAACCGCTCCTCGTCGGGCAGTGGTGGCTGCCGGGGATGAACCGCGCCGCCGGCGAACAACCGACGTGGGGAGACGGCAGGCGCTATGCGCTGCACCACGCACTTGTCCACGGCAACACGGCCTATGCCTGCTGGCGCGATGGCGGCCTGACCCTGCTCGACATCACCGATCACGCCGCCCCGAAGCTCATCAAGCATCACAATTGGTGCCCGCCCTATGGAGGCGGCACCCACTCGCCGCTGCCCCTGCCCGGGCGCGATCTCCTGCTGGTGGCCGACGAAGCGGTCCTCGACAGCGAGGAGGACGGCCGCAAGCACGTCTGGGTCTTCGACATCCGCGTGCCCGAGAATCCGATCAGCATCTCGACCTTCCCAATTCCCAACGAGATCGACTATGCGAAGAAGGGCGGCCATTTCGGACCCCATAACCTGCATGAGAACCGGCCCGGCTCCTTCGTCTCGGAAACGCTGGTCTTCGCCACCTGGCAGAATGCCGGCATCCGCGCCTTCGACATTTCCGATCCCTATCGTCCGGTCGAGACCGGCGCGCTCGTTCCCGCCGGGCCGACAGCGATGATCGACCGCCGCCCCGGCCGACCGAAAGTCATTCAGTCGGCGGATGTCTTCGTCGACACCAATGGCCTGATCTACGCCACTGACTACAATGCCGGGCTTGAGATCATCGAATATGGCGGTTGA
- a CDS encoding ABC transporter substrate-binding protein — protein sequence MTDDTLQQNASGNGTSRRTLLKTVGIGGAAAAIGAVAGRTTSYAIAGNLVPIKLEWTEVAACHSPVGFGLAKGIYAKHGLDVELFYQGASGQTLIQALATRKAEAGPGLLYDWLKPIEQGFDVKLFAGSHGGCQRVLVKPDSGIKTLTDLRGKTIGTFDVMSPSRVAFSVALAKAGLDPNNDVTWKVFPFDLVAEGVLKGEADAVAHMDPWAYSYEKKHGFVKIADTQTGTFQDRVCCVLGVNGDYYEANKDAIKRVAAANLEIHQYTAKHPDEVAKWYFDTLKPGLPLDDLTEVLASFTYHEHWFGKDLVKEVRVGYEDLKLTGVADASTNPEEIANRITIDIFA from the coding sequence ATGACAGATGATACGCTGCAACAGAATGCATCCGGCAATGGAACATCGCGCCGCACGTTGCTCAAGACCGTCGGCATCGGGGGCGCGGCGGCGGCGATCGGCGCTGTCGCCGGGCGCACCACGAGCTACGCCATTGCCGGCAATCTTGTTCCGATCAAGCTGGAATGGACCGAAGTGGCGGCCTGCCACTCTCCGGTGGGCTTCGGTCTCGCCAAGGGCATCTATGCCAAGCACGGCCTCGACGTTGAACTCTTCTATCAGGGCGCCAGCGGCCAGACGCTCATTCAGGCGCTCGCGACCCGCAAAGCCGAGGCCGGGCCGGGTCTTCTCTATGACTGGCTAAAGCCGATCGAGCAAGGCTTCGACGTGAAGCTCTTCGCCGGCTCGCACGGCGGCTGCCAGCGCGTTCTGGTCAAGCCCGATTCCGGCATCAAGACGCTCACCGACTTGAGGGGCAAAACGATTGGCACCTTCGACGTGATGTCGCCTTCGCGCGTCGCCTTTTCCGTAGCGCTGGCCAAAGCCGGCCTCGATCCGAACAACGATGTCACCTGGAAAGTCTTTCCCTTCGACCTCGTCGCTGAAGGTGTCCTGAAAGGCGAGGCCGACGCGGTCGCGCACATGGACCCCTGGGCCTATTCCTACGAGAAGAAGCACGGCTTCGTGAAGATCGCCGACACCCAGACCGGCACGTTTCAGGATCGCGTCTGCTGCGTGCTGGGCGTCAACGGCGACTACTACGAAGCCAACAAGGACGCGATCAAGCGGGTCGCCGCCGCCAATCTCGAGATCCATCAATATACCGCGAAGCACCCGGACGAGGTGGCGAAGTGGTATTTCGACACGCTGAAACCGGGATTGCCGCTCGATGACCTGACGGAAGTGCTCGCGTCCTTCACCTATCACGAGCATTGGTTCGGCAAGGACCTCGTGAAGGAGGTGCGTGTGGGTTACGAGGACCTGAAGCTCACCGGGGTCGCCGATGCATCGACCAATCCGGAGGAGATCGCCAACCGCATCACCATCGACATCTTCGCGTGA